The Saccharopolyspora gloriosae genome has a segment encoding these proteins:
- a CDS encoding SDR family NAD(P)-dependent oxidoreductase, whose protein sequence is MTTTLITGANKGLGHETARRLVEAGHIVYAAARDPERGRRAAERIGARPIVLDVTDDASVAAAAETVGADGGLDVLVNNAGIEDDPTPTAEVTADLMRRLFETNVFGTVRVSHAFLPLLHASANPVVVNVSSGLASKTLVSSPGTPTYQYPGLAYPASKSAVNMITVQYAKAFPHMRINSVEPGFTATDLNDHRGTQSVEEGAEIIVRMARIDRHGPTGGYFDVDGSLPW, encoded by the coding sequence ATGACGACGACACTCATCACCGGGGCGAACAAGGGCCTCGGCCACGAGACCGCACGCAGGCTCGTCGAGGCGGGCCACATCGTGTACGCCGCCGCTCGCGATCCGGAACGCGGGCGGCGGGCCGCGGAGCGGATCGGAGCACGGCCCATCGTGCTCGACGTCACCGACGACGCGTCCGTCGCCGCCGCCGCGGAGACCGTGGGAGCCGACGGCGGGCTCGACGTGCTCGTCAACAACGCCGGTATCGAAGACGATCCGACCCCCACCGCCGAGGTCACGGCCGACCTGATGCGGCGGCTGTTCGAGACGAACGTGTTCGGCACCGTGCGCGTCAGCCACGCGTTCCTGCCGCTGTTGCACGCGTCCGCGAATCCGGTCGTGGTGAACGTGAGCAGCGGGCTCGCCTCGAAGACCCTCGTCAGCTCCCCGGGGACGCCGACGTACCAATACCCGGGTCTCGCCTACCCGGCGTCGAAGTCCGCGGTCAACATGATCACCGTGCAGTACGCGAAAGCGTTCCCGCACATGCGGATCAACAGCGTCGAACCGGGCTTCACCGCGACCGACCTGAACGACCACCGCGGCACGCAGAGCGTCGAGGAGGGCGCCGAGATCATCGTCCGGATGGCGCGGATCGATCGGCACGGCCCCACCGGCGGGTACTTCGACGTGGACGGCTCGCTCCCGTGGTGA